The segment CATGTGAGCGGGCTCCAGTACGAAGCACTCATATCGCCGTAAAATGGCAAACCAAAAGAGATGTAAGGATTCCATAGAGGAAGCTGATTGCTGTGTATTGCCTCGCCCATTATAAATTTTGGAGCAAGGTATCCGGTGAACATATCATTCTTTAGAGCAAACAGAAAGCTATTTAATGGCAAATATGCTAAAACAAAGACAACAAGTATGCCCAGGAGATAAAACTTATTTGATGATGTTGATTCTTTCAAATTCACATTGGTTAAAACTTGTAATTCAGGTTACATGCTGATTTTCATAAACACTAAAATAGCTACTTTCGTAGCAACAACGTTGTGGGCATCATTCATCTGTTGTAAAAATCAACATGACGGATGCAGTTGAAATAAAAAATGAAAATACGCAGTCTTAATCTATGGAGCAAAACTTTGATCAATTTGCCAAAGACTACAGAAGTACGCATACAAAAAGTATAAAGGCAGTTGCAGGAGCTGACAGTTTTTATTTTGCCCAACATAAAGTAAAGGAGCTTGCACGCTTTGAAAAAAACAACTCCCAGATTTTTTTGGATTTGGGCTGTGGTGATGGAGCAATCGAATCATATATCGCAGCACAATTCCCAACTTTTTCTGTTACGGGTATTGATATATCAAACGAAAGCATTGTTGTTGCGAATAAAAAGGAAATATCTGGATGCAGGTTTTTATGGTTCGATGGAGTAAGCATTCCATTTCCTGAAAACACTTTTCATGTCGTATTTATAGCGGGTGTTTTGCATCATGTGCCATTGAGTCAAAGGCAAAATTTAGTGAATGAAATTGCCCGTGTACTTCAACCAGGTGGACGATTGTATTTGTTTGAACACAACCCGTATAACCCACTAACGAGATATCTTGTAAATACCTGTGTATTTGATGAAGGTGTACATCTGCTTAAAGCAAAAGAGTCCAGAACATTGTTAAGAAAAGCAGGGCTGAAAATTCTTGACAAAAGATATGTGATTTTTTTCCCGAGAGGACGCTTCTTTAAGTGGCTGCACAAAACTGAATCAATGCTTGCACACGTTCCTTTGGGTGGCCAGTATTATTTTAGAGCAATAAAAGAGTTGCCTAATCAACATTGATCATTTCATCAATAATATACAATGGTCTTCGTTTGCTTTCTCTGAATAAACTGGCAATATATTCACCCATCAATCCAATGACTAAGAGTTGGATGCCTCCCATAAACGTTACCACTGTCATTAATGAAGCCCAGCCGGGAACTGTTTTGCCTTGGAAATAACTAATGATGGTCATGGTAAGCAATCCAAAAGAAATAAGTGAAACAATTGTTCCGATGAGCAACGAAATACGCAGGGGTTTAAAGCTGAATGATGTGGTTCCTCTCAATGCTAATTTCATCATGGCGGCAAAGCCATACTTGCTTGCTCCGTGCAAACGGGAAGGTGCATCAAAAGGGATGGTCACTTTTTTAAATCCCACCCAACTGAAAATACCTCTCAGGAACAGGTCTCGTTCTTCAAATTTGCGGATGGCAATCAACACTTTTCGGTTAAACCCTCTGAAATCAGAAACGTTTTCTTCAATCGGTATATCAGATAAAAAATTAATGAACCGGTAAAATATACGGGTGAAAACTTTCTTGAAAAAACCAAGGTCTTTCGTTTTCATTCTCTTGGTAAGAACAATGTCATACCCTTTTTCTAACTGTTCAAGAATAACAGGCAAGCAGGAGGGGGGATGTTGCAAATCACCATCCATTGTAATAATATAATTGCCATTTGCATAGTCCATACCTGCCATCAAAGCATGTTGATGACCAAAATTCCGGGAGAAAGAAATGCATTTTACCCGATCATCACGTAAGGCTAATTGCTGTATCTCAGTAAATGTGGTATCACTACTTCCGTCATCAATGAAAAGCAGTTCAAAATCTTCCGGAACATATTTTTTCACTTCATAGAAAAGCGGAAGAATATTTTCAGCTTCGTTTAGTACAGGTATAAGAATGGAGACTTGCGGCATTCGCAAACAATAGTTTTGGTTTAAGTGTGGTTAAAGAGCAAGTAGTATGCCCTGTTTTGTTATCACAATAATAACATAAGAAGAAGCATCATCGTGCTTTTCGTATGATTGTTTTTTGGTATTGGTCATTTTAGCTCTTTGCATGAAGCTGGGCATTTCGCAGAACATATTTGCCAATAATATCGAATTCGAGGTTTACAGTTGCGCCCTCTTTTACTGCCTGCATATTGGTGTGTTCATAGGTGTAGGGAATAATAGCCACACTGAAATGATCTTTGGCCACATTAAACACAGTAAGGCTGATGCCATTTACAGCAATAGAACCCTTTTCTACGAGTAATCCTGCGAATTCTGTAGGAAATTGAAACGTATATTCCCAACTGCCATCAAGTTCTTTTAATTTGATGCAAGTGCCTGTTGTGTCAACATGTCCTTGCACCATATGGCCATCTAAACGGGCATTCATCAAAAGACAGCGTTCAATATTAATTGTATGACCCTTTTCCCAGTTTCCAAGGTTGGTCTTATCTAAAGTTTCAGCGATTGCAGTAACCCTGTGCATCCCATCTTTTACTTCTTCAACGGTGAGACAAACCCCGTTGTGAGCTACACTTTGATCTACTTTCAACTCCTGCGAAACAGGGGAATTTATCCAGAAGCTTTTATTTGTTCCGGATGTTTCAATAGCGGTAATATTGCCTGTTGCTTCAATAATTCCTGTAAACATGGCTGCAAATTAGAAGGTTTTTTATGCTCTGCAATGGTTGAAATTATAAATTGGACCTGATCGAAAAGGTCGATGATCAAAACCAAGTTGTTTTTGCAGAAAGTTTGCAAGAAAAATTACTTTGAATTGCATGAATAATTCTGGATTCCCTTATCTTCGCGCCTCAAATTCCTTAAAGGAGGTATCAAATTATGCTGATTATCGATTCAAAAGATTGCGAAAACATTGACAAGGCACTGAAAAAGTACAAGAAGAAGTTCGAAAAGAGCAAAGTATTACTTCAGTTGCGTGAGCGCCAGTCTTACACAAAACCATCTGTACGTCGTAGAGGTGATGTGTTAAAAGCAATCTATAAGCAACAGATCGCAAGCGGTAAGATAGAATTGTAAGATTCTTCTTTCGCCAGACATAGCTAATAGTCGTAAGGTTTCATAACTTTACGGCTATTCGTATTTATGCCTGTCAACGATCATCCATATATCCTTTCTTTCCTGGAGTATCTCAAATTTGAGAAGCGCTATTCTCCCCATACCATCCGTTCTTACCAGGATGATCTTGCATTTTTCTTTGATTTTCTTTCTGTAACATTTGGCGAGGTTGAATTAAAAGACATCAAATCCACTTTTATACGGAGCTGGTTAGCGAAGCAAAAAGAAGAAGGGGCATCTGCAAAAACACTCAACAGAAGGATTTCTTCCTTACGTTCCTTTTTTAAATACCAATTAAGGCAGGAGCAAATAGCTGTTTCTCCGATGACGACGATTGTAACGCCCAAACAAAGCAAACGGTTACCGGTTTTTGTTGAGCAGAAGGATACAGAGGTGCTATTTCAACATGTAGAATTTCCGGACAATTGGGAGGGGCTTATGAACAGGATGATCATGGAGTTGCTTTATTGTTCTGGTATGAGGTTGAGCGAACTTATTTCGTTGAAACATACCCAGGTTGACACCGCAAAAGGTCAGCTGAAAATATTAGGAAAAGGTAATAAGGAGCGAATTGTTCCATTATCTGATGAGATGAAAATGCACATAAACGACTATCTCAAACAAAAGAAAGAGCAATTCGCAGGCGAAATTGTATTTGAGTATTTATTGGTAAATGAAAAGGGTAAAAAACTTTATCCCAAATATGTTCAGGCAGTTGTTAAAAGTTACCTGTCGCTTATAACCACTATTGAAAAAAAGAGCCCACACGTATTGAGGCACACATTTGCCACTCATTTGATGAACAACGGTGCAGAATTGAATGCAGTAAAGGAACTGCTTGGTCATAGCAGCTTAGCGGCAACACAGATCTACACGCACAATACCATCGAAAAGCTGAAGGATATTCATAAGAAAGCGCATCCTAAAGCATAGTTTCTTCTTCAGTTCTTTAGAGGCTGATTTATTTTTTTTAAAATGACGGGGACGATAGCTTCCGCTAAAAATCGAAACCCATCATTACTGGGGTGGCAATCATCGACGTAATCAAGTCTTTTCTGATCTAGATCTGTAAGGTTAACATTATCGGGGAGCGAATCAAGCCTTTTTTCCATGTAATAATAAGTTTTTGCGAGGAAGGGATAAACTTTGGATTTATCGTTCCCATAGTAGGTTGAGTCATTGGATTTATAAAATCGAACAGGCTGCAGAAAATTCAGGTACTGAATCTTCTTTACCCTGCAAAAATCGTAAAGGTCTTTGCACACAAAAAAATGCTGACTTGCATAGGATTGTAATCGGGTGTCAGTAAGATCATCGGTATTTTCAAATGGGTATTCTGTTGCCCCTGTTTTTTTTAAAGAAAAAAACAACGCATTGCGGAGGTGCGAATAATAGCCACTGAAAATATTACCGAATGAATAATTTTTCTTGAAGTTTTCGACCATTTTAAAAGGAGGTGAAACCATACCACTTACATAAAACATGGGTTGGGGGGCAAATCGTTCATTTAAGTCGTGGTGTGTAACCCTGAAACTTTCAATGTCATTATACCCGTGTAGTCCAATTACCATATCCGGGTTATAAAATTGTAAAAATTTTTGAAAGGCAATGAACTCCTGTTCTGTTACAAAACTGGCAATAGCACCATTAAGAACCGTGATTTTCCGGTTTTTCAAGCTATCCTGAAGTAATTTTTCGAGATAGCTTTTTCTGATAGAACTGCTTTTAAAATCCCCTTCTTTTGAAACAGTGCTTCCTAAACCATTAGCAACACTGCCTCCTAAAAGTAATATACGGTACTCGTTATTTGCTTTGTTTAAAGGAATGGTACTGTCAATTTCAAAACCATTTGTATATGCTCCGTGCGGTTCCTGTTCAAAGTAAATATAAGGGGCATCTTTATGCCCTTTTTTGGGCTGATAATTTTTATGCAATCTCCATAAAACAATTCCTGAAAAGATATTCAGAAGAGATAAAACGATAAAGAATGACAAACTAATAAATACGAATTTTTTAAGCATTTGTATTAAGGTTAAACTAATTAATTCAGGTTTGTTTTGCCTCTGGGTCAATGATAAATCTTTTTGCTGTGAGTAGTGAAAGTTATGGGAAAATTTGAAGAAATATTTTGATAAGTCGACCTCCTGGTGTAACTTGTTAGCACTGGAAATACCTGTACCCAAAATCAGAAAAACCAGTTCTTTCACATTTATTATTCACTAGCTAAAATTTGGAATGCTATGACCGTTAAGATCCAAACCGTACGTTTTGACGCAGATGCGAAATTAATTGAGTACGTAAAACAGAGAGTAGAGAAACTTTACAACTTTCACGACAGGATCACGAAAGTTGATGTGTTTTTGAAACTCGACAATGTGGTACACAACATCAAAGACAAAGTAGCTGAGATTAAAGTACACGTACCGAGGCAGCACTTATTCGTAAAACAAACATCCAAATCATTTGAGCAGAGTTTTGATGAAGCATTGGATTCACTCATCACCCAACTAAAACGAAAAAAAGAAAAGCAATACGATTTGTAAACACACTTTAAATCCCCCGAAATATCGGGGGATTTTTTTTTGCCCAAGACCTATTGATATTTTCTTTAGATTTTTTTTTACAAAAATTTTTCGATTTCGTGTTTTCCGTTACCTTTGCCTTCCCAAAAAAGGGGGTGTAACATTGTGTACATCAAAAAGTTCTTTACTGTATTGGCTTTTAGCTAATGACTCAGGAGTTGCTTTCTGCAATTCTGCAGGGTTTAAATTTTAGCAAAAGTTGTAATTGCCACTTTAGCTCAGTTGGTAGAGCAGCTGATTTGTAATCAGCAGGTCGTTGGTTCGAGTCCGACAAGTGGCTCAGAAATGAGTTCTGGTTTTTAAATTATGGGCAGATGGCCGAGCGGTTAAAGGCGACAGACTGTAAATCTGTTCTCTCACGAGTACGTAGGTTCGAACCCTACTCTGCCCACTTTATCCACCGAAGTTTTAATAAAGGTGGAAGTTCTTTATATAGTATGTAAAACTTTAGCGGGAGTAGCTCATTTGGTAGAGCGATAGCCTTCCAAGCTATAGGTGGCCAGTTCGAGCCTGGTCTCCCGCTCAGAAAGAAAGTTCTTTTACCGGTTGAAGTGAGAAAATCTCATTGATACTCTGCCAGCCGTTGTAGCTCAGTGGTAGAGCACTTCCTTGGTAGGGAAGAGGTCGTGAGTTCGATTCTCACTAACGGCTCAGACTGTTTAAAACATGGCTTTAAACTGGTGAGCAAGGAAAAAAAGATGAAGTGTGCGACGCAACAAAAGATCAAGCGAGTTTTGTTGCCGATAACATAAAATAGTTAGTTTAACAGTTTTGTAAACACAATTTAAAAACAAATAAGATGTCTAAAGAGACCTTTAAGCGGGAAAAACCGCACGTAAATATTGGTACTATTGGTCACGTAGACCATGGTAAAACCACTTTAACGGCGGCTATTACAACTATCCTTTCTAAAACAGGAATGGGTAACGTTGCAAAAAAATACGATGAAATTGATGGTGCTCCAGAAGAAAAAGAGCGTGGTATCACTATTAATACTGCACACGTAGAATATCAAACAGCTAACCGCCACTACGCACACGTAGATTGTCCAGGTCACGCTGATTATGTAAAGAACATGATCACTGGTGCTGCACAAATGGACGGAGCTATTTTGGTAGTAGCTGCAACTGATGGTCCTATGCCGCAAACAAGGGAACATATCTTATTGGCTCGCCAGGTAGGTGTACCTAGCATGGTTGTGTTTATGAATAAGGTTGATCTGGTAGAAGATGCTGAGTTATTGGAACTGGTTGAAATGGAAATTCGTGAATTGTTGACTAAGAATGGTTTCGACGGAGATAACACTCCAATCATTCAAGGTTCAGCAACTGGTGCTTTGGCTGAAGAACCACAATGGGTTGCTAAAGTTGAAGAGTTAATGGCAGCGGTTGATAGCTTTATTCCTTTACCTCCAAGACCAATTGATCAACCATTCCTGATGAGTGTTGAGGACGTATTCTCAATCACTGGTCGTGGTACTGTTGCTACAGGTCGTATTGAGCGTGGTATTGTGAAAGTAGGTGAAGCAGTTGAAATTGTTGGTTTAATGGAATCTCCTTTAAGCTCTACAGTAACTGGTGTTGAAATGTTTAAAAAACTTCTTGATCAAGGTCAGGCTGGTGATAACGCAGGGTTACTCCTCCGTGGTATTGAGAAAAAAGATATCCGTCGTGGTATGGTTATCTGCGCTCCAAAAACAATCACTCCTCACACTGAGTTCAAAGGTGAAGTTTACGTATTGAGTAAGGAAGAAGGTGGACGTCACACTCCGTTCTTCCAAAAATACCGTCCTCAGTTCTACTTCCGTACAACTGACGTAACTGGTGAAGTTGAATTACCGGCAGGTACTGAAATGGTTATGCCTGGTGATAATACTAGCCTTACTGTAAAACTGATCCAGCCAATTGCGATGGAGAAAGGTTTGAAGTTTGCGATCCGTGAAGGTGGTCGTACAGTAGGTGCCGGTCAGGTAACTGAAATCTTAAAATAAGCTAAGGCAAGGCTTTTAGCTTACGCAAATGTTTTACATTTGCAATACATAAAACTAAAAGCTGTCCACCTCTTGGCGGATAGCTTTTAGCTTTCTACGGGCATGGTGCAACGGTAGCATACGGGTCTCCAAAACCTTTGATCTGGGTTCGAATCCTAGTGCCCGTGCTGATTAATCTGAAATTAAATCAGAACGAAACAATGAACAAAGTATCCGCTTATTTCAGAGACTCTTACAGAGAACTCCTCGAAAAAGTAACTTGGCCAACCTGGCAACAGCTTCAGCAATCGACTATGATTGTGCTGATTGCTACACTCATCATTACTGCTATCGTGTGGCTAATGGATCTGGGAATTGCCAGCGGTCTTCAAGCCTTTTATTCATTCTTCAAAAAGTAACATATGTCTGAAACTGCCAATGTGGAAACCAGTAAGTGGTATGTGCTTCGTGTCGTAAGCGGCAAAGAGAAGAAGGTGAAGGAATATCTTGATAAAGAAATTTCACGCAACGGTTGGGACAATATCGTTAAGCAGGTATTTCTTCCGGTTGAAAAAGTGTACAAAGTAGCCAATGGTAAGAAGGTTGTGCGTGAGCGTAACTTCTATCCTGGTTATGTAATGATTGAAGTTGAAAACGGAAAGATGGGGGATGATATTCGTGAAACCATCGCTAATACCAGCAACGTTATTCACTTTCTTGGTAAAGAAAATCCAATTGCTTTACGTAAAGCAGAAGTAAATAAAATGCTTGGCAAGGTGGATGAAATGGCTGATGCAAGTGGTATGACGATGAGCGAGCCGTTTATTGTGGGCGAAACGATCAAGATCATTGATGGACCATTCAACGACTTTAATGGCGTAATTGAAGAAGTAAATGACGAGAAGAAGAAACTGAAAGTAGCAGTAAAAGTATTCGGTCGTGCTACACCGGTTGAATTGAATTATATGCAGGTTGAAAAGCTTTCATAAGCTTACTTAATGATAAAAGAAAGTCCCCATCTCAAATGAGTGGGGACTTTTTATTTCTTGTAACATCAGCTTATGATTGTGCTTCGTCAGTAGTTGGCGTTTCAACTACTGGTGTTGCTTCAGCTAAAGGAAGTTCGGCCTGAACAGGAGCTGGTGCCGGAGCTTCAGCAGGAGCTGGTGCTGCTTTTGGCTTAGGAGTTGCTTTTTTCTTTGGAGCAGCTTTCTTCGCTACTTTATTAGGCGCTGCTTTTTTTGGAGCCGGCTTCTTTGCAGCTGGTTTTTTAGCAGCAACTTTTTTCTTGGCTGGAGCTTTTTTAGCAACCTTTTTCTTAGCAGCTTTTTTCACC is part of the Lacibacter sediminis genome and harbors:
- the tuf gene encoding elongation factor Tu produces the protein MSKETFKREKPHVNIGTIGHVDHGKTTLTAAITTILSKTGMGNVAKKYDEIDGAPEEKERGITINTAHVEYQTANRHYAHVDCPGHADYVKNMITGAAQMDGAILVVAATDGPMPQTREHILLARQVGVPSMVVFMNKVDLVEDAELLELVEMEIRELLTKNGFDGDNTPIIQGSATGALAEEPQWVAKVEELMAAVDSFIPLPPRPIDQPFLMSVEDVFSITGRGTVATGRIERGIVKVGEAVEIVGLMESPLSSTVTGVEMFKKLLDQGQAGDNAGLLLRGIEKKDIRRGMVICAPKTITPHTEFKGEVYVLSKEEGGRHTPFFQKYRPQFYFRTTDVTGEVELPAGTEMVMPGDNTSLTVKLIQPIAMEKGLKFAIREGGRTVGAGQVTEILK
- a CDS encoding glycosyltransferase family 2 protein — encoded protein: MPQVSILIPVLNEAENILPLFYEVKKYVPEDFELLFIDDGSSDTTFTEIQQLALRDDRVKCISFSRNFGHQHALMAGMDYANGNYIITMDGDLQHPPSCLPVILEQLEKGYDIVLTKRMKTKDLGFFKKVFTRIFYRFINFLSDIPIEENVSDFRGFNRKVLIAIRKFEERDLFLRGIFSWVGFKKVTIPFDAPSRLHGASKYGFAAMMKLALRGTTSFSFKPLRISLLIGTIVSLISFGLLTMTIISYFQGKTVPGWASLMTVVTFMGGIQLLVIGLMGEYIASLFRESKRRPLYIIDEMINVD
- a CDS encoding class I SAM-dependent methyltransferase, with protein sequence MEQNFDQFAKDYRSTHTKSIKAVAGADSFYFAQHKVKELARFEKNNSQIFLDLGCGDGAIESYIAAQFPTFSVTGIDISNESIVVANKKEISGCRFLWFDGVSIPFPENTFHVVFIAGVLHHVPLSQRQNLVNEIARVLQPGGRLYLFEHNPYNPLTRYLVNTCVFDEGVHLLKAKESRTLLRKAGLKILDKRYVIFFPRGRFFKWLHKTESMLAHVPLGGQYYFRAIKELPNQH
- a CDS encoding tyrosine-type recombinase/integrase → MPVNDHPYILSFLEYLKFEKRYSPHTIRSYQDDLAFFFDFLSVTFGEVELKDIKSTFIRSWLAKQKEEGASAKTLNRRISSLRSFFKYQLRQEQIAVSPMTTIVTPKQSKRLPVFVEQKDTEVLFQHVEFPDNWEGLMNRMIMELLYCSGMRLSELISLKHTQVDTAKGQLKILGKGNKERIVPLSDEMKMHINDYLKQKKEQFAGEIVFEYLLVNEKGKKLYPKYVQAVVKSYLSLITTIEKKSPHVLRHTFATHLMNNGAELNAVKELLGHSSLAATQIYTHNTIEKLKDIHKKAHPKA
- a CDS encoding riboflavin synthase, with the protein product MFTGIIEATGNITAIETSGTNKSFWINSPVSQELKVDQSVAHNGVCLTVEEVKDGMHRVTAIAETLDKTNLGNWEKGHTINIERCLLMNARLDGHMVQGHVDTTGTCIKLKELDGSWEYTFQFPTEFAGLLVEKGSIAVNGISLTVFNVAKDHFSVAIIPYTYEHTNMQAVKEGATVNLEFDIIGKYVLRNAQLHAKS
- the nusG gene encoding transcription termination/antitermination protein NusG, whose amino-acid sequence is MSETANVETSKWYVLRVVSGKEKKVKEYLDKEISRNGWDNIVKQVFLPVEKVYKVANGKKVVRERNFYPGYVMIEVENGKMGDDIRETIANTSNVIHFLGKENPIALRKAEVNKMLGKVDEMADASGMTMSEPFIVGETIKIIDGPFNDFNGVIEEVNDEKKKLKVAVKVFGRATPVELNYMQVEKLS
- the secE gene encoding preprotein translocase subunit SecE translates to MNKVSAYFRDSYRELLEKVTWPTWQQLQQSTMIVLIATLIITAIVWLMDLGIASGLQAFYSFFKK
- the rpsU gene encoding 30S ribosomal protein S21 yields the protein MLIIDSKDCENIDKALKKYKKKFEKSKVLLQLRERQSYTKPSVRRRGDVLKAIYKQQIASGKIEL
- a CDS encoding HPF/RaiA family ribosome-associated protein yields the protein MTVKIQTVRFDADAKLIEYVKQRVEKLYNFHDRITKVDVFLKLDNVVHNIKDKVAEIKVHVPRQHLFVKQTSKSFEQSFDEALDSLITQLKRKKEKQYDL
- a CDS encoding SGNH/GDSL hydrolase family protein, which gives rise to MLKKFVFISLSFFIVLSLLNIFSGIVLWRLHKNYQPKKGHKDAPYIYFEQEPHGAYTNGFEIDSTIPLNKANNEYRILLLGGSVANGLGSTVSKEGDFKSSSIRKSYLEKLLQDSLKNRKITVLNGAIASFVTEQEFIAFQKFLQFYNPDMVIGLHGYNDIESFRVTHHDLNERFAPQPMFYVSGMVSPPFKMVENFKKNYSFGNIFSGYYSHLRNALFFSLKKTGATEYPFENTDDLTDTRLQSYASQHFFVCKDLYDFCRVKKIQYLNFLQPVRFYKSNDSTYYGNDKSKVYPFLAKTYYYMEKRLDSLPDNVNLTDLDQKRLDYVDDCHPSNDGFRFLAEAIVPVILKKINQPLKN